In the Mesoplodon densirostris isolate mMesDen1 chromosome 6, mMesDen1 primary haplotype, whole genome shotgun sequence genome, caggtggactgtcaaccactgtgccaccagggaagccctctacataatttttaataaaggattgttttttcaaaaagaaatgctttttcttaattttttttttttttttttttttgccatgtggcttgcaggaccttagttccccaaccagggattgaacccaggccacagcagtgaaagcactgtgtcctaaccactggaccaccaaggaactcGAAAGAAATGCTTTTTATTAAAAGGCTAGGAGATAAAATTCTTGTCTTCATCTCaaaacaacattttaattttaattattataattacataataCTTGTTTCACACAAGAGAGACTTAAGGTATATGGATATAAAGatgaagaatataaaatacataatttttatcaCGTTGTATATTATCAAGTCTCAGAGATGACTTTTCTACTTTGTAACTTAGACTCACCCAGATTTTTCTTAGAGTTTGGAAACATTAGTGAAAACAGGATTGATAAAATTAGGGGGTTTGGTTGAGGAAAGCACaactattaaatggaaaattaccAGTAGCAATTTCCTTAGGTTTCATTAGTTGAGGtaaatatatatgcttatatcATCTTTTACCAcagtgtctgtctgtctatctatctatctatcaatttTTAAGGATCCATACTGTTATAGATTGAATTATGTCCCctacaattcatatgttgaagccctaacacctcaatgtgactatatttggagatagaacCCTTAAGGAAtttattaaggttaaatgaaatcTTTAAGGTAGAGTTCTAATTTGAAAGGACTGGtaatccttataaaaagaggcagAGACACTagagatctctctctccctctcctcctcctctccatctAGTATGCGCATGCACAAGCACAGAAGAAAGGCCATGtaggacacagcaagaaaatgGGTGTCTATAAGCCAGGACAAGAGGAATCAACAAACCCCAactctgctggtgccttgatcttgggtGTCCAGCATCcagaattttgagaaaataaatttctgttgtttaaactacccagtctgtggtattttgttatatcaGCCTGAGCAGACATACATATATAGTAAAAGTAGGAAGACATGTATGGGAGTGATAAACACCAAATTTAATTTAGGGCTTAATTCTGGGGTCAAGGGAGAGGAATAAAATGGAAGATGGGTGCACATGGGATCCAAAacatttcaaagttttaaaagtaaacatgGATCCAGttatggtggaaataactgccaaggaacagaataaagaaaaaagaatgaaaagaattgaaaacaatctcagagacctctgggacaacactaaatgcaccaacattcaaattatacgggtctcagaagaagaagagaaaaagaaagggtctgggaaaatatttgaagagattatagtggaaaacttccctaacatggaaaaggaagtaGTCACCcaggtccagaaagcacagagagtccaatacaggataaaccctaggaaaaacacaccaaggtacatattaatcaaactaacaaaaattaaattcaaagaaaaaatattaaaagcaacgagggaaaaacaaaaaataacatacaaaggaatccccataaggttatcagctgatttttcagtggaatctctgcaggccagaagggagtggcaggatatacttaaagtgatgaaagaggaaacgtataaccaagattactctacccagcaagaatctcattcaaattcaatggagaagtcaaaaacttttcagacaaacaaaagctaagagaattcagcaccaccaaaccagctttacaacaagcgctaaagaaacttctctaagtggaaacacaagagaagaaaaagacccacaaaaacaaaccccaaacaattaagaaaatggtaataggaacatacatattgataataaccttgcatgtaaatggattaaatgccccaaccaaaagacacagactggctgaatgaatacaaaaacaacacccatatatatgctgtctacaagagacccacttcagacctagggacacatacagactgaaagtgaagggatggaaaaagatactccctgaaaatggaaatcaaaagaaagctggagtagcaatactcatatcagataaaatagactttaaaataaagactgttatgagAGATAAGGaagacactacctaatgatcaaaggatcaatccaagaagaagatataacaattctaaatgcttatgcacccaacataggagcacctccatacataaggcaaatactaacaaccatgaaaggagaaatcgacagtaacacaataatagtaggggactttaacaccccacttacaccaatggacagatcatccaaacaaaataaataaggaaacacaacctttaaatgacataatagaccagatatatctaattgatatttatagaatattccacccaaaagtggcagaatacacttgctttcaagtgcacatggaacattctacaggatagatgacatcttgggtcacaaatcaaggctcggaaaatttaagaaaattaaaatcatatcaagcatcttttctgaccacaacgctatgagattggaaatcaactacaggaaaaaaactgtaaaaaacaaatacctggaggctaaacagtgtgctactaaataaccaagagatcactgaagaaatcaaagaattaattaaaaagtacatagaaacaaatgacagtgaaaacacgacaacccaaaacctatgggacacagcaaaagcagttctaagagggaagtttatagcaattcaatctcacctcaagaaacaagaaaaatctcaaataaacaatctaaccctacacttaaaacaactagagaaagaagaacaaagaaaacccaaagtcagtagaaggaaagaaatcataaagatcagagcagaaataaatgaaatagaaatgaagaaaataataacaaagatcaataaaactaaaagctggttctttgagaagataaacaaaattgataaactcttagccagtctcatcaagaaaaaaagggagaggacgcaaatcaataaaattagaggggcttccctggaggcgcagtggttgggagtctgcctgccagtgcaggggacacgggtttgagccctggcctgggaagatcccacatgccgcggagcggctaagcccgtgagccacaactactgagcctgcgcgtctggagcctgtgctcagcaatgggagtggccgcaatagtgagaggcccacgcactacgatgaagagtggcccctgctcgccgcaactggagaacgcccttgcacagaaacgaagacccaacacagccaaaaataaatataaataaataaataaattttaaaaaataaatacataaaaaataaaaataataaaattagaaatgaaaagggagaaatcacaactgacacagcagaaatacaaaggattataagaggctactacaaacaactatatgccaataaaatggacaaccatgaagaaatggacaaattctcagaaaggtgcaattttccaagactgaaccaggaagaaatagaaaataaaaacagacctatcacaagtaatgaaattgaaaccgtaattaaaaatcttccaacaaacaaaagtccaggaccagatggcttcacaggtgaattctatcaaacatttagagaagagctaacactgatccttgtgaaactcttccaaaaaactgtagAGGGAGAAaccctcccaaattcattctatgaagccaccatcaccctgattccaaaaccagaaaaagatatcacaaaaaaattatagaccaatatcactgatgaacgtagatgcaaaaatcctgaacaaaatactagcaaacagaatctaacagcacattaaaaggatcatacatcatgatcaagtgagatttatcccagggatgcaaggattcttcaatatatgcaaatccatcagtgtgatacaccacgttaacaaattaaggaataaaaaacatatgatcatctcaatagatgcagaaaaagcttttgacaaaattcaacacccatttatgataaaaactctccaggaaatgggcatagagggaactgacTTCAACAaaataaggccatatatgacaaacccacagcaagcatcatactcaatgatgaaaaactgaaagcatttccactaggatcaggaacaagacaaggatgtccactctcaccactcttattcaacatagttctggaagtcctagccacagcaatcagagaagaaaaagaaataaaaggaatacaaattggaaaggaaaaagtaaaactgtcatatttgccaatgacatgaaactctacataggaaatcctaaagatgccatcagaaaactactagaactaatcagtgaatttggtaaggttgcaggatacaaaattaatgcacagaaatctctggtagtcctatataccaacaatgaaaACTCAAaaggggaaattaaggaaacactcccatttaccattgcaacaaaaagaataaaatacctaggaataaacctgcctaaggaggcgaaagacttgtactcagaaaactataaaacactgatgagagaaatcaaaggtgacataaacagatggagaaatatgccatgttcttggattggaagaatcaatattgtgaaaatgactatactacccaaagcaatctatagagtcgatgcaatccctatcaaattaccaatggcattttccacagaattaaaacaaaaaatcttacaatttgtatggaaacacaaaagaccccaaatagccaaagcaatcttgagaaagaaaaacagagctggaggaatcaggctccccaacttcaaactataccacaaagctacagtaatcaagacagtatggtactggcacaaaaacagaaatacagatcaatggaacagggtagaaagcccagaggtatacccatgcacctatgggcacctaatttatgacaaaggaggcaagaacatacaatggagaaaagatagcctcttcaataagtgttgctgagAAACCTGGAcactacatgtaagagaatgaaattagaacactccctaacaccatatacaaaaataaactccaaatggattaaagacttaaatgtatgaccagacactataaaacttttagaggaaaacacaggaaaaacactctttgacataaaccacagcaagatcttttttgacccacctcctagagtaagagaaataaaaacaaaaataaacaaatgtggcttaattaaacttaaaagctcttgcacagcaaaggaaaccataaacaagacaaaaagaaccctcagaatgggagaaaatattttcaaatgaaacaacagacaaaggattaatctccaaaatatacaaacaggtcatggagctcaatatcaaaaaaacaaacaatccaattaaaaaatgggtggaagacctaaatagacatttcaccaaggaagacatacagatggccaagaggcacatgaaaagatgctcaacatctctaattattagagaaatgcacatcgaaactacaatgaggtatcacctcatgccagtcagaatgcctattatcaaaaaaaatctataaacaataaatgctggaaagggtgtggtgcaaagggagccctcctgcactgttggtgggaatgtaaattgatacaaccactatggaaaagagtatggaggttttttaaaaaactaaaaatagaactaccatatgagccagcaatcccactactgggcatataccctgaaaaaaacataattcaaaaagagacatgcaccacagtgttctattgcagcactatttacaataggtaggacatggaaccaacttcaatgtccatcaacagatgaatggataaagaagatgtggcacatatatacaatggaatattactcagccataaaaagaagcaaaactgagttacttgtagtgaggtggatgaacctagtgtctgtcatatagaatgaagtaagtcagaaagagaaaaacaaatactgtatgccaacgcatatatatggaatctaaaaaaaaaaaaatggtactgatgaacctagttgcaggacaggaataaagaggtagacatagagaatggacttgatgacatgagGTGGGAGGCCGAatctggggcgaagtgagagtagcatcgacatatatacactactgaatgtaaaatagttgactggtgggaagcagaagcaaagcacagggagatgggcttggtgctttgcaatgacctagagaggtgggatagggaggatgggagggaggctcaagagggaggggatatggggacatgtgtatgcatatggctgatttactttgttgtgcagcagaaactaacacggtattgtgaagcaattatactccaatacatttctattaaaaatataaataaataaattaattaattaattaaaacaaaacaaacaaaaaacccactttGAACACTTTGGCTGCTGTTTGAGAAATGGCATGAACAGGGACTGAGTGGAAGGAGAGATCAGTCAGGAGATTGTTACCATTACACAGGTAAGAAATGATGATGGCCTAGACTGGGGTGCCATGAATTTGAAGGAGAGAAGTAGACATATTCAAGATATACTTTTGCAAGTGGAGCTAGCTTGCTAATAAATTGGACATGGAGTGTGAGGACAAGAGAATAAAAGATGACACccgggcttcccttccctgggcttccctcgtggcgcagtggttgggagtctgcctgccagtgcaggggacgtgggttcgtgccccggtccgggaggatcccacatgccacggagcggctgggcccgttagccatggccgctgagcctgcgcgtccagagcctgtgctctgcggcgggagaagccacagcggtgaggggcccgcgtaccgcaaataaataaataaataaataaataaataaataaataaataaataaaaagatgtcaCCCAAGTTTTGGACTTGACTTTAAGTGAATGGTAATTGAGATGCAGAAAAGTATGACAGAAAAAGTAATATACATGATAAATATCTGGATAAatagaatataatatttttttctacttaaattcTTTAAGATAATTATGACTATCAATGGcaaaaattataatatgtctGATGGGGTTTTCAACATAAGTAGATGTAATATGTATGACAATTGCAACATAAAGGGGAAGGCTAGAGGGACAATATGGTTGTAAGACTTTTACATTTCACTTGAAGTGGTAAAATGTGAATTCTAAGTAAACTGAAAAGTTAGGTACGTATATTGTAATTCCCAGAGCAAactctaaaataattttacagaAAGATATAATAAAAAGCCAATaggtaaaatactaaaaatattttaagatccaATAAAATGCAGAAAAGGGAAGACAGAGTAACAACACAGAGAggacaaacaaaataaatggtaGACCTTAGTCCAAATAAATTAATGATTTCATTAAATGTATATCTTCCAACCACATTAATTAAAAGACAGGGTTAAAAAAGATAATACAGGACCTGACTATAGAATATAAACaagtttgggcctccctggtggcgcaagtggttgagagtccgcctgccgatgcaggggatacgggttcgtgccccggtctgggaggatcccatatgccgcggagcggctgggcccatgagccatggccgctgagcctgcgcgtccggagcctgcgcgtccggagcctgtgctccgcaacgggggaggccacaacagtgagaggcccgcatacagcaaaaaaaaaaaaaaaaaaaaaaaaaaaaaagaatataaacaagTTTAAAACAAAGTAATGCAAGCACATATACAATATaaatactaataaaaagaaagctggagtggctttATTAATATCAGATCAAGGAAAAATACCAAGGACATTATATACTGATAAGAAATGTCCGCTtggcaagaagatataacaatcctaaTAGTGTACACCTAAAAGCAGAGCTTCAAGATACACAAGAAAACCTGATAAAATTGAATGGAGAAATGTACAAATCTATTAAACTTAGAGACCTCAAAATCCTCTCAGTAATCAATACAAGTAGACAGAAAACCAGCAAGTATATAGAAGATCTGAACAACATTATCAACTATTTGACTTTTGTAGAACTCTAAACACAACAACAgccaaatacacattcttttcaagtgcacaaggaacattcaccaagatataccatatcctgggccataaaacaaacctgaacaattttaaaagaattgagatcatacaaagtatgttttctgGTCATAGCAAAATTAAACTACAATTATAGAAATATATGGAAAActccaaatatttagaaactaaaaatatacTTGTAAAGAAACCTCCTaggaaattttaagatattttgaactgaatgaaagttAACATACTAAAATCTGTGCAGCTAAAAcagtgcttagaggaaaatttatagtgctaaaaatgcttacattagaaaagaagaaaggcctcaaatcaataatctatgTTTTcactttaagaaactaaaaaaaggacaaactaaactcaaaactagcagaaaaaaaattacaaagaacagaaatcaatgaaattgaaaacaaacattatagaaaattaatataactaaaatctagttctttgaaataataataataaaaaagataaacatctGGGCAGATgaccaagaaaaggaaagagagagatgccATAAATTTCCAATCTCAAGAATGAAAGAGAGGGTATCACTACAAACCCTAGAGATACTGAAGGTATAATAagtgaatattatgaacaattctATGTCCATAAATATGACAACATAGATGAAATGtaccaattccttgaaaaacagaaattacaaaattcatgaagaaataaattaCATGAATAGTTTGATTTCTATGAGAGAAATTTAATTTGTAGTTACAAACTTTCTtagaaagaaaactccaggcccaagTCATTTAACTGGTGAATCATACCAAACATTTATGGAAGAAATTATAACAATTATATACAACcccttccagaaaataaaagagggCAGGACACTTCCcagctcattttatgaagccagacttacctgataccaaaacaaagacaatacaagaaaactatagatcttcatgaacatagatgctccaattctcaacaaaataattgcaaatggAATCTAGTCATATGTAAAAATGTACATTACAACAAAATAGGGTTTATCCTGGGAATGCTAGGTTGTTTTAACAATCAATGTATTATTGTAATTTACTACATTAgcaggcaaaagaagaaaaatcatttgattattttaatacttgcagaaaaaacttttgatatAATTCAACATTTATTCATGATAAAATTATCAGTACTctaggaataaaagggaacttGTTTTACATGATTAAGGATATCTATAGAATCTTGTAGCCAACGTTATATTTAATGAGGTAAGTATGTCTTCCTTaccacttctactcaacattCATAATGGAACTCTTAGCCagtgcaacaaggcaagaaaaaggaaaggcattcagaatggaaaataaaactttctgGATGACTTTACTACCTAAGAAGAAGGtctcaaagaatctacaaaaatgcTCCTAGAGCTTAAAAGTGAGTTTGGTAAGGTCTCAAGCTATGAGATTAAAATGCAAAAAGCAATTGTATTCCTATATAAAGGAATATCTTGTTTTATTGAACTTCACTTATTGTCTATCACACATACTGCGTTttctacaaattgaaggtttgtggcatccctgtgttgagcaagtctgtCAATGCCATtttttgctcacttcatgtctctgtgtcacattttggtaattttcacaacatgtcaaactttttcattattatatttgttatggtgatctgtgattagtgatttttgatgttactattaaGACTTGCTGAAGGCTTAAATCATGATTAATATTCTTTAGcactaatgtatttttatttatttatttttaattttttatttttggctgtgttgggtcttcgttgctgctcacgggctttctctagttgtggcgagcaggggctactctttgttgtggtgtgagggcttctcactgcagtggcttctcttgttgtggagcatgggctctaggtgcatgggcttcagtagttgtggtgcaagggctcagtagttgtggcttgcgggctctagagcacaggctcagtagttgtggcacgcaggcttagttgctccgcagcatgtgggatcttcgtggaccagggctagaacccgtgtcccctggattggcaggcagatccttaaccactgcaccaccagggaagcccagcactaatgtattttaaaattaaggtatgtatttgttttttcagacataatgctattgccaACCTAATAGACTTCAggatagtataaacataacttttatatgcactgggaatcaaaaaaattgtgtgactcgctttattgcaacATTTGGCTTGGTTGGTCTGGAACAAAACCCACAATATtgctgaggtatgcctgtaatgaCAGTAACAATTGGAAATCAAAATTGAAAATATGTACCATTTATAATAGTGccccaaatcaataaataaatgtttggatATAAATTTATCAGGATCTGTAtgcttaaaactataaaacactgataaaatgaataaaaagaagactattcatggattagaagactcagtatacttaagatgtcaattctcctctTTTTGATCTATGTATTTGGTccaattccaataaaaatcctGGCAAGTATGTTTGCATTTATTggcaaactgatttttttttaagtaaataaagctCAAAAGCAGGTGTTCTCATCGGCAGCATCCAGTCCTTCCTGTGTCATCGtcccaacccccacccctgcccccccgccATGACTGTCTCAGGCTACCTTGTCCCACGGTTCCATCTGTCCCCTCTCCTGCAGCCCTAACAGTGCAGGAGGACCTGGGGCTTTCACAGCTGTCAGTGTCGGTCCAGGGCCTTGACAAGCAGGTGGTTCAGGCGGCTCACCATGGGTCGCAGGTCATCGTCGAGCCCTGCTGTGATCATGGCGTTCTCGTAGATCTGATCCACCAGCAGCTGGTCCAGGTCAGGCTCGCTGTCTCTCAGCTGATTGAGCTTCTTGATGAGCCTGTGCCTGGGGTTGATCTCCAGCATGGGCTGCAGCAGCTGAGCGCGCTCCTCCTGGGGCTTGGCCAGCTGCCGCATGCGCAGGAAGTGCCGGGTGGCCCCCATCTTGGTCTGGATGAGGACCTGGCGGCTGTACAGTGAGATACTGGAGCCCAGCTCCCAGCTCACGTCAGATATGGTTGGTTTCGTTTCCGGCGTGTAGAAGATGCTGCGGATGTTGAGCAGTGCATCTGTCTTGTAGTGCAGGGTGTAGCGGGGCTTGTCATGGGCCTGAACGATGTAGTGGTAGAATTCCTCGTGCTGCGTCTCACCCACATCCTTGGGGTCCATCAGCCAGATGGCCTGCAGGGTATTAATGCGCCTTCCATTCAGGTACAAGGGGAAGCTGACAAAGTTGCTGTACTTTGTCACCACATCTCCAACCCAAGCTTCGCTGGTGAATTCTCTGCTCTCTGCCGTGAGGTGGATGATGATTTTGGTCCCGGTTCTTACTCCTGAGGCTTCGGCAATTTCAAACACCCCAGAGCCCTCTGAAAGCCACTGGTACCCAGGGCTGCCCGCGTCCACCGAGCGAGAATAGACCTCGACTCTGTCAGCCACCATGAAGGCCAAGTAGAAACCCACTCTGAACTGGCTGATAATCTTGCTGCTGGCCTCCGCCTGCCTCTGAGGCGTGTCCAAAAAGGCCTTCCACCCCGACCTGGCAGTCGTTCCCAGGTTGGACACCAGCTCCTCCTGTGTCATCCCGATGCCAGTGTCCTGGATCGTGATGGTGCCTTTCTCGGTGTCAGTCTGCAAGTGAATCTCCATTTCTGGCAGCGTCTGGCCTTCAGACACCAGCTTATGACGCAGCTTTTCCAAGGCGTCACTAGCGTTGGAGATCAGCTCCCGTATAAACACCTCCTTTTCTGAGTACAAGGAACGGGCAATGATGTCCAGAAGCTTCTTTGTCTCAGCCTGGAGCTCATGTTTGGAAACAGAACCCGGCACGGTCTCCGAGCTGCTGCTGAGGGAGTGCAGAGGCTCCTCCTGATGCTCCTCAGTAGCCTGGGAGCTGAACGGCCATCCATCGTGGGAACTTGAAGCCAGGCTTTGCCTGGGACTCCAGGACTGGGCTGGGGGCCTCCAAGGACACAGAACTGGTTGTCCTCCCCGGGCCACCACCAGTGCTGTGGCCCGCAGCCGGCAGCCCCACAGCAGCAGTGTCCACAGCTGGCGAACCATGTCTgcgaactgatttttaaaatttatatggaaaggcaaaggtgCATATCCAATAAAATTTTGCAAATGTACAAAGTTGGGAGACTCATACCACTTGATATCAAtacttactgtaaagctacagttaTTATGACAATGAGATATTGATGAAAAtatagacatacagatcaatggaatggaatagagactTGAGAAATGAACTCACAGAATTGTGGTCAGTTGAGTTTTGAACAAGATACAAAGGCAATtccatggagaaaggatagtctcttcaaaaaatggtgctgaagggcttccctggtggcgcagtggttgagagtctgcctgctgatgcagaggacgcgggttagtgacccggtccgggaagatcccacatgccgcggagcagctgggcccgtgagccatggccgctgagtctgcgcgtccggagactgtgctccgcaacgggagaggccgcaacagtgagaggcctgcgtactgcaaaaaaaaaaaaaaaaaaaaaaatggtgctgaataccccagtgttcatttgcagcactatttacaatagccaggacacagaagcaacctaaatgtccctcaacagaggaatggataaagaagatgtggtacatatatacagtggaatattactcagccataaaaaggaatgaaatcgtgccatttgcagagacgtggatggacctagagactgtcatacagagtgaggtaagtcagaaagagaaaaacaaatatcgtatattaatgcatttatgtggaatctagaaaaatgttatagCTGGACcgatttgcaaagcagaaatagagacacagacatagagaacaaatgtgtggacaccaagggggggaaaggtggggtgggatgaattgggagattgggattgacatatatacactatt is a window encoding:
- the LOC132492179 gene encoding heat shock protein 75 kDa, mitochondrial-like; this encodes MVRQLWTLLLWGCRLRATALVVARGGQPVLCPWRPPAQSWSPRQSLASSSHDGWPFSSQATEEHQEEPLHSLSSSSETVPGSVSKHELQAETKKLLDIIARSLYSEKEVFIRELISNASDALEKLRHKLVSEGQTLPEMEIHLQTDTEKGTITIQDTGIGMTQEELVSNLGTTARSGWKAFLDTPQRQAEASSKIISQFRVGFYLAFMVADRVEVYSRSVDAGSPGYQWLSEGSGVFEIAEASGVRTGTKIIIHLTAESREFTSEAWVGDVVTKYSNFVSFPLYLNGRRINTLQAIWLMDPKDVGETQHEEFYHYIVQAHDKPRYTLHYKTDALLNIRSIFYTPETKPTISDVSWELGSSISLYSRQVLIQTKMGATRHFLRMRQLAKPQEERAQLLQPMLEINPRHRLIKKLNQLRDSEPDLDQLLVDQIYENAMITAGLDDDLRPMVSRLNHLLVKALDRH